TAATAGCAAACTTTAGAACTACTGCTGAGGATTTTTACAATAAAATTATCTCTCACTGGAGAGTTGAAACTTACCATTACCATTTAGATATGCTAATGGACGAAGATGAACATATAGCTTATAAAGAGCCTTATTCTATGGCAATCTTAAGATCATTTGCACTCAATCTATTTCAACTATATCACAATGAAAACAAAGGCAAAAAGCTACCTACTGGCAAGGTTACAATGGCTGAAATTAAAAGGACTTGCAAATATGACGATAACTTTACAGCAGAGCTTTTTGAGCAAGAATATGTTTAAGGTTAGTTTTAAATTTCATTGGATTTGGCTGAATTTTTTTCAAGACAAAACTCCTAATGATTTAAATTTATTTAAAACATAATTATAGTTGTTTGAACTTAAAATAATATTTTTTTTAGTTTAAAAATATAGTCTGAATATATCAATGGAGAATAGTTTATTCTATGCTACTGAAAAAGCCAGTAAAGCAGGGTAAATGAAAACATTCATCCACATCATTACAGGAGATAGAGGCATAGAAAACATAGCCTTGAATTCAGGTGAAAGAGAGCCTTCTTCTACTTTTTGAACAAGCCAAAGTTTTGTAGCAATATCTACAGTTTTCATAATTACAATGACAGATGCAGTAGCTCCACCATAGTAAAGATAGGCAAAAAGAGCCACATAGAATGATGGATGCATAAAAAATAGTAAAAATATATTTGTATAGTAGTAACCTCTTATTTTTTCAATAACACCACCAAAGGTAGGGGCACTTTGCCACCAGCTTTCAAATATTTCACAAATAATAAGAACTATTATAAAAAAAATAGCAGTTGTATCTATCATTTACAGCCTTATGAACTCTTTTTTATGATTTAAAACTTTAACAAGATACCTTCTTGCCTCTTTGTAAGGCATTGAAGTTTTTAGTTTAGTGTAAACTTGAGATGGAGTTTTTGAGTTTATGATTCTAAAAGCTCTATCTCTGCTTTTTGAAAAGGTTCTTAAAACATTTCCACTTCCTGTATTGTAAGCACTTATTACACAATACTCTCTTGAAACAGGGTTGCGAATTTTACCAAGATATTTAAAATTTAGTAAATTTAAATAGGCACATCCAAGTTCTATGTTATTTTTGGCATTAAAGAGGTATTGGCGTGTTGGTGTCCAAGACCTTTTCTTTGCGTGTTTGTAAGCATCTATTCCGGCAGTTTTAGGAACTATTTGCATTAGTCCAAATGCTCCAGCACTGCTTACAGCATACTGGTTAAAGTCACTCTCTGTTTTTATGATTGCATAGACCAGATTTTTGCTTATGTTGTACCTTCTTGCAAACTTCTCGACAAATGGCTTAAACTTTTTAACTCTTACTTTTTCGTGATCTTTTACCATTCTGATTTTTACAAAATGTACAGGTATTCTCTTGCCATTTTTTACAATGTATTTTTTTTGCAATCTCTTTTTTGTCAGATATTTGGCAAAATTTTCAGCCCTCCATCTATAAAGAATAGCTTTGTTCTGATGGTCTAAAACTTCTTGATAAAGGTATGGTTTGCCTCCAATTTTTACAGGTTTAGCAGAGTAGAGGTCAACTCCTCGTGGATCTTCAGGTGTTAAAAGTGTAGTAACTATAGCCTTTTTAAGACTTGTAATAGGAGTTTTATAGTCCAAAGTCTCAACAGTAACAACTCCTCTGTCAAAATCTATCTCTGCTCGGCTTCTGTAGTTTTGCAGATACTTTACATATTTTGTACGGCTTGGTTTTTTAACATTTCTTTTCCCCCAATTCTTTGATACAGTGTTTAAAAACTTTTCTATATCAGCTACAAAACTCTTTATATCTTTTTCAAACTTTTTAGGATTTCTTACATATTTAACAGATTTTCTTGTTGCAAAACTCTTTACTGCTGCATTGGGATCTTTACTCAAAGCTATTTGCGCTATTTGAGTGTAGTCACTTGATGCACATCCGCTTAAAAGTA
This region of Hydrogenimonas thermophila genomic DNA includes:
- a CDS encoding murein transglycosylase domain-containing protein translates to MFKKLYIFIVISILLSGCASSDYTQIAQIALSKDPNAAVKSFATRKSVKYVRNPKKFEKDIKSFVADIEKFLNTVSKNWGKRNVKKPSRTKYVKYLQNYRSRAEIDFDRGVVTVETLDYKTPITSLKKAIVTTLLTPEDPRGVDLYSAKPVKIGGKPYLYQEVLDHQNKAILYRWRAENFAKYLTKKRLQKKYIVKNGKRIPVHFVKIRMVKDHEKVRVKKFKPFVEKFARRYNISKNLVYAIIKTESDFNQYAVSSAGAFGLMQIVPKTAGIDAYKHAKKRSWTPTRQYLFNAKNNIELGCAYLNLLNFKYLGKIRNPVSREYCVISAYNTGSGNVLRTFSKSRDRAFRIINSKTPSQVYTKLKTSMPYKEARRYLVKVLNHKKEFIRL